The genomic region CCGAGAAAGGTTCGGCGGGTTACCATGCACGCAGTTCCTTTGCATCTGCACCCTTGCGGGCGCGCACTAGATGACCATTGCCGAGATCGGCATAGGCAAGTTCGGACGCATCGTCATGTTCGGCGGTAAAGGTGATGCCCCAGTTTTGTTTGTCGGCGGCGCCATTTTTGCGCAACGCTTCGAAATCGAGTGGCCGGTCGAGATCGGGGAAGGGGACGGCGGCAAGCAGTGATTTCGTGTAGGGATGCACCGGATCCCGCAAGATGATCTCGCGAGGGGCGATTTCAACGATGCGGCCCTTGCACATCACGGCGATGCGATCGGCCATGTAGTCGACGACGGCGAGATTGTGCGAAATGAAGAGGTAGGTCAGGCCGAGCTCTTTTTGCAGATCCTTGAGTAGATTGAGAATTTGCGCCTGCACGGAAACGTCGAGGGCGGAGACCGGCTCGTCCAGGATGATGAGTTTGGGACCAAGAGCTAGGGCTCGAGCAATGCCGATGCGCTGGCGCTGCCCGCCCGAGAAGCTGTGCGGATAGCGGCTCAGGTAACGCCGGTCGAGGCCGATGGCGCCCATCAGCGCTTCGACCTTCTGCTTGCGTTCGGCGCTGTCCCCGCGATCGTGGATTTCCAGCGGCTCGCTCAGGATGTTGCGCACAGTCATGCGCGGCGACAGCGACGAGACCGGATCCTGAAACACCATCTGGATCTTGGTGCGTAGTGCCTGCAAATCGTCGCCCTTGACGGAAAGCACGTCGATCACGTCCTTGCCGTCATTGAAGATCACCGAGCCGCCATCGGGCGTGATTGCGCGCATCAGGATCTTGCTGACGGTGGTCTTGCCGCAGCCCGACTCGCCCACGAGCCCCAGACATTCGCCGCGCCGGATATCGAAACTGACGTCGTCGACCGCCCGCACGACTGCCGCTTCACCTCTACCGAAAAGACCGCGCTTGCGCGTCGCAAACGTCTTCGAGAGATTGTTGACCGAAAGCAAAAGCTTCGGCCCGTCCGCACCCACCATTTGCTTTTTGCCGAGGAACGATTCCAGATTGACTGGAACATCGCGCAGCGCCTTTAGCCGCTCGCCTGGCTTCATGTCAAAATGCGGCACGGCAGCCATCAGACCTTTGAGATATGGATGCTGCGGATCACGAAATATTGCATTGACGGGTCCAGCTTCCAGGATTTCGCCGTGATAGATCACGACGACCTCGTCTGCCATATTGGCGACGACGCCGAGATCGTGAGTTATAAGCAGCATCGCCATGCCGAGCTTATGCTGGAGGTCGCGCAGCAGCTCGAGAATTTGCGCCTGGATCGTCACGTCGAGCGCCGTGGTCGGTTCGTCGGCGATCAGCAGAGCAGGCTTGCAGATCAGCGCCATTGCGATCATCGCGCGCTGGCGCATGCCGCCTGAAAGCTCGAACGGATACATGTCGTAGGTGCGCTGCGGATTGGCAAATCCGACCAGCCCGAGCATCTCCTCGGTTCTTTGGCGTGCCTCGATCTTGTCGGCATCGGTGTGGATCAGCAGCGCCTCGCTGATCTGGTTGCCGATGGTGTGGAGCGGCGAGAGCGACGTCATCGGCTCCTGGAAGATCGTCGCCATGCGCTTGCCGCGCAAATCCCGCATTTCCTCGCTGTCGCGGCCGAACTGCAGGATATCGGTGGTCTCGCCATTAAGCGGATCGGTGAAGAGAATGCCGCCGGTGGCCTTTGCGGCGTTCGGCAGGATGCCCATGATCGACTGGCTGATGACCGATTTGCCGGAGCCGGATTCACCGACAAGTGCGGTCACCTTGCCCGGAAGAATGCGCAGTTCAGCATTCTTTACAACGCGCAGCTTGTCTCCGAACACTGAGAATGAGACGTCGAGATTCTCGATGCGCAATAAGTCGGACGCGGACGCCATACCAACGATATTCCCAGTCTCTTTTGTGTTCCCGTTAAGGCACACTACCGTACCGCAATCGGGGTGTCCAGTTGATGACGGGGCATGGGGGAGCCGACACATTTCGCCTGATTACAAAAGCAAAACAAGCATTTCAGCCGCAGCTTACTGAACGAAACCCTCAGCCGTCGCCCGCTTGGCCTGCTTCTTGGCATCCCGGTGGAGGAGGATGACCTGTTCGGCTTCGGAAAGGCCATTCGGCGCGACTTCGCGGAAATCCCCGTCGATGGCGCGCGCCGGTGCGGGCGCGCGCGGCTGAAGGATCGTCACCTTTTGGCGGATGCCGCGCAGCTTCTCTTCACCAAGCGTCGTCCATTCACCGCCGCAGTAACCGGCAAACGCCTGGCTGGCGACGACCTCGCGATTGTACTTCTTCGTCAGCGCCTGAAGACGCTGGACTTCGTTGACGGCCGAACCGAAGGCCGAAAACGTCAGGCGGTCCTTGAGGCCGACATTACCGAGCATCACATTGCCGATATGCAGTCCGATGCCGTAATTGATCGCGCCAAGACCTTTTTCGGCGCGTTCGGTGTTGAGCTCGGCAACGCGGGCCTGCGCCTGATGGACGGCAGAAAGGGCCGCCTGCGAGGCGATCTTCGACGGATCCTTATGACGGCCGCAGGGGTAGACGGCGAGAAAGCCGTCACCGAGGAAACTTAAGATTTCGCCGCCGTTGCGGTTGAAAGGTGCTGCAATCGCGTCGAAGAACTCGTTCAGCGTGTCGATGTAGGCCTGACGGCCTTCCTTTTCGGCATACATCGTCGACTGGCGCATGTCGCCCATGACAAGGGCGGCCCGAATCGTTTCGCCGTCGCCGCGGCGGATCTGGCCGTTCAGCACGCGCTTGCCCGCGTCGCCGCCGAGATAGGTCGTCAACATGTTGTTAGCGAGCTTGCCAAGCACGGCCATCTTGGCGGCGACGGCCAGGTGGTTCTGCATACGCAGCAGCGCATCGATCATGTCGTCGGAAAAACCAAAATGATTGTCCGTCGACCACGAGCCCATCATGCCCTGGACGGAACCGTCGCCGAAGGGCTGCACGAAGGCGAGATAGTCGGTGATCTTCTCGGCGCGCAGGTCCTCGAAAATCGGGAATTCCGCAGCGCCATCAAGCGAGATGCGGCGGCGGATATGCTGCAGATTGTTGTCGAGAAGATAGTAATACGGGCTTTGGAGAAAGCGGTCGGGCTTTGCGCCCACCGAATGGCGGTAGCCTTCGATCGTGACGCCGCTCGCACGCCGCCAGGTGAAGCCCAAAGCGTCATAGAGCGGATGGAGCATCGAAAAGGTCAGGTGCACGCGCGCGATCGGGAGACCGGCGGCGGCAATCCGCTCGCAGAACCCGCGAACGATGTTTTCGAGATCATCACCGGCAAGCGAGGAATTTGTCAGCCATTCGGCGACGCGGTCCAGAAGGATGGAGGACACGCTGGATTCGATCGTGCTCATTCTTGGTATTATCCTCATAAAGCACGTCCGTTCCTGAAAACGATAGAAAAACCGGCCCGCGGCACTGTCGTGCGCAGGGCGGAAATTCAAGATGGACGAGCGGTATTATCGTGTCAACGATCTGCCGAGGAACCGGCAGACGTACCTGTCAAACCCACAAAAACCGGGAGGACGGGCAGCCCTTTCCGTAATCACTTATTCGATTTAAATAGGCGCGCCGGGAATGCGAAACAATGGCATCGACGCATTTTTCTCCGCTTGGACAATCATCTCGAGCAGCTTGCGAGTCTTTTCGGTCACACCGCAAAGACCTGCTTTGGCAGATCCGGCAAATGCGGGCAAGGCGATCACGCCGGCTTCACATCACCGTTGGAAGACGGCGGGTTTCAATCTCGGCGATCTTGCATTATCTGACCGCCTAACTTCCTCTTATTGAAGAGACCTGTCTTGGCCAGCCCATCCTCCTTCGCCGACCTCTCCGCAAAGATCAAAGATCGCTCGGCCCGTGCGGGCATAATCGGGCTCGGCTATGTCGGCCTGCCGCTGGCGATTGCAGTTGCGCGAAGCGGTTTTGAAGTGACCGGCTTCGACATTGATCCGAAGAAGATCGTAGCGCTCGATGCATGCAAATCCTATATCGACGCGGTGGCAGACGCGGCATTGACCGCCGAGAGGGAGGCGGGCCGCTTCTCCGCGACGACGGACTTTGCTGGCCTTGCAGCCTGCGACGTCATCGTCATCTGCGTGCCGACGCCTCTTACGAAGCATCGCGATCCGGATCTTTCTTATGTCGAAGCGACGTCATGCTCTATCGCAGCGCATCTTCGTGCCGGTCAGCTCGTCGTTCTGGAATCGACGACCTATCCCGGCACCACGGACGACGTCGTGAAGGTCATCCTGGAAAAGACGGGCCTGAAATCGGGCGTGGATTTTTTTGTCGGCTTTTCTCCAGAGCGCGAGGATCCCGGCAACCAGCACTATCACACCGCGACCATTCCGAAGGTGGTCGCTGGCGACGGCGCGGAAGCCCTGGGCCTGATGAAAGCCTTTTATGGCGCGGCGGTGAAAACCGTGGTTCCGGTTTCTACCAATGCGACGGCCGAAGCGGTGAAGCTTACGGAGAACATCTTTCGCTCGGTCAATATTGCACTCGTCAATGAGTTGAAGACCGTTTATGCGGCGATGGGCATCGATGTCTGGGAGGTGATCGACGCGGCCAAGACCAAGCCGTTCGGCTATATGCCGTTCTATCCTGGCCCCGGACTCGGCGGCCACTGCATTCCGATCGATCCGTTCTATCTGACATGGAAATCCCGCGAATACGAACTGCCGACCCGCTTCATCGAACTTGCAGGGGAGATTAATTCGGCGATGCCGCGCTATGTCGTCGGCAAGCTTGCAGAAGCACTGGATATCCGTTGCGGGAAGGCACTGAGCCGCAGCAAGGTTCTGGTCCTCGGTCTTGCCTACAAGAAGAATGTCGCAGATATCCGCGAGAGCCCGTCGCTACGCTTGATCGAGATCATTGAGGAGCGCGGCGGCAAGGCGGATTATCACGATCCGTTTGTGGCCGAAATTCCGCCGACCCGCGAACATCAGGCCTTGAAGGGACGCAAATCCGTGGCGCTGGCGCCGGAGATCTTGTCAGATTACGACGCTGTGCTGGTCGCAACCGATCACGACCAGGTCGATTACGCCACGCTTGTCAAAAACACGCCGCTGATTGTCGACACGCGAAACGTCTTCAAGCGTCTCGGCCTTTCGGCAGGTCACGTCATCAAGGCGTGACGCCTGCCGCCGAAACAGCCTTGCGGGTGATCTTGGCGGCGGCAACGGCATAGCCGCCGTTTGCGCCATCTATGAAATGCATGTGGTCGCGTGAGAGCGGCGTCGGCACGAAACACGTCATTAGCGCTGATTTCTGCCGATGCAGGCCATAGCGGGCAATGCCGCCGGCTTGCGCTTGATCGAGCAGCTTTTCGATCCGCTTCAAACGTGCGGCATCTACATCGATCGTCATCTTCAGCCCGTCGTCGAATTTGCGGAAATCGGAGTTTCCGGCAACGTCCTCCTTGTAGCGCTGGGCGTCGAATTTGCCGAGCGGCATCCCGATTTTATAGAGCGCGGAAAGGAGGGCGAGCTGCAGTACGATGAAGAGCTTTGTCAGGAAGCGCTTTCCCTTCGGTGCAGTCACCTTTACTTCGCGATCGATGCCTTTCATCGAAAAGGAAAGCCTGGGACCTTCCGGCGGTATCGGATGGCCGCCTCGGCCCTGCTCGGCGGCAATCGCGACGATTGCCGTGACCAGTTGCTGAAACTCCGCGCCTGCGCCCATTGCGCCGGCAACGGCAATGATGGAGACGATTTCTCCATGTCGCGATTCAATCGGGTTCCAGCGGCAGGAGAGGCCGGCGAGGTCCGGCCGGGTGCCTGGTGCTGCGCGCGCAACGGCGTAGTTGCCGTCTTTCATCTGCCGTTCGGCCCAGCTGTTGCCGCCTCCTGAAAACATCGCGTAGCTGACGTAGGGGCTGGCGGAATAACGTGCGATCATGACATCGAGACCTTCGCGGCGGATATCGGCGAGCGGCACGACGGCGGCGCGCAAGATGAAGCCGAGCTCTTCTTCGGCCCAGATCTGTACGGCTGCGAGAGCATCGCGCGCAATCATTTCGAGTGATCCCGGCAGAGCGATGA from Rhizobium gallicum bv. gallicum R602sp harbors:
- a CDS encoding ABC transporter ATP-binding protein, producing the protein MASASDLLRIENLDVSFSVFGDKLRVVKNAELRILPGKVTALVGESGSGKSVISQSIMGILPNAAKATGGILFTDPLNGETTDILQFGRDSEEMRDLRGKRMATIFQEPMTSLSPLHTIGNQISEALLIHTDADKIEARQRTEEMLGLVGFANPQRTYDMYPFELSGGMRQRAMIAMALICKPALLIADEPTTALDVTIQAQILELLRDLQHKLGMAMLLITHDLGVVANMADEVVVIYHGEILEAGPVNAIFRDPQHPYLKGLMAAVPHFDMKPGERLKALRDVPVNLESFLGKKQMVGADGPKLLLSVNNLSKTFATRKRGLFGRGEAAVVRAVDDVSFDIRRGECLGLVGESGCGKTTVSKILMRAITPDGGSVIFNDGKDVIDVLSVKGDDLQALRTKIQMVFQDPVSSLSPRMTVRNILSEPLEIHDRGDSAERKQKVEALMGAIGLDRRYLSRYPHSFSGGQRQRIGIARALALGPKLIILDEPVSALDVSVQAQILNLLKDLQKELGLTYLFISHNLAVVDYMADRIAVMCKGRIVEIAPREIILRDPVHPYTKSLLAAVPFPDLDRPLDFEALRKNGAADKQNWGITFTAEHDDASELAYADLGNGHLVRARKGADAKELRAW
- a CDS encoding adenylate/guanylate cyclase domain-containing protein → MSTIESSVSSILLDRVAEWLTNSSLAGDDLENIVRGFCERIAAAGLPIARVHLTFSMLHPLYDALGFTWRRASGVTIEGYRHSVGAKPDRFLQSPYYYLLDNNLQHIRRRISLDGAAEFPIFEDLRAEKITDYLAFVQPFGDGSVQGMMGSWSTDNHFGFSDDMIDALLRMQNHLAVAAKMAVLGKLANNMLTTYLGGDAGKRVLNGQIRRGDGETIRAALVMGDMRQSTMYAEKEGRQAYIDTLNEFFDAIAAPFNRNGGEILSFLGDGFLAVYPCGRHKDPSKIASQAALSAVHQAQARVAELNTERAEKGLGAINYGIGLHIGNVMLGNVGLKDRLTFSAFGSAVNEVQRLQALTKKYNREVVASQAFAGYCGGEWTTLGEEKLRGIRQKVTILQPRAPAPARAIDGDFREVAPNGLSEAEQVILLHRDAKKQAKRATAEGFVQ
- a CDS encoding nucleotide sugar dehydrogenase; the encoded protein is MASPSSFADLSAKIKDRSARAGIIGLGYVGLPLAIAVARSGFEVTGFDIDPKKIVALDACKSYIDAVADAALTAEREAGRFSATTDFAGLAACDVIVICVPTPLTKHRDPDLSYVEATSCSIAAHLRAGQLVVLESTTYPGTTDDVVKVILEKTGLKSGVDFFVGFSPEREDPGNQHYHTATIPKVVAGDGAEALGLMKAFYGAAVKTVVPVSTNATAEAVKLTENIFRSVNIALVNELKTVYAAMGIDVWEVIDAAKTKPFGYMPFYPGPGLGGHCIPIDPFYLTWKSREYELPTRFIELAGEINSAMPRYVVGKLAEALDIRCGKALSRSKVLVLGLAYKKNVADIRESPSLRLIEIIEERGGKADYHDPFVAEIPPTREHQALKGRKSVALAPEILSDYDAVLVATDHDQVDYATLVKNTPLIVDTRNVFKRLGLSAGHVIKA
- a CDS encoding DUF3095 domain-containing protein is translated as MNAVPDQQFFATVPVFTDFEDVTDAGNYRPLPDGWILALADIVGSTQAIEAGRYKDVNMAGASVISAVLNAVSKGDYPFVFGGDGALIALPGSLEMIARDALAAVQIWAEEELGFILRAAVVPLADIRREGLDVMIARYSASPYVSYAMFSGGGNSWAERQMKDGNYAVARAAPGTRPDLAGLSCRWNPIESRHGEIVSIIAVAGAMGAGAEFQQLVTAIVAIAAEQGRGGHPIPPEGPRLSFSMKGIDREVKVTAPKGKRFLTKLFIVLQLALLSALYKIGMPLGKFDAQRYKEDVAGNSDFRKFDDGLKMTIDVDAARLKRIEKLLDQAQAGGIARYGLHRQKSALMTCFVPTPLSRDHMHFIDGANGGYAVAAAKITRKAVSAAGVTP